From the Takifugu flavidus isolate HTHZ2018 chromosome 12, ASM371156v2, whole genome shotgun sequence genome, one window contains:
- the psph gene encoding phosphoserine phosphatase: MNFALIGRTDFLRFRLLSLGGLQMPKLSRSSKPLQHTMTTLSQTKELFRRAEAVCFDVDSTVIREEGIDELAKFCGVGDAVTEMTRKAMGGSMTFKTALTERLSIIRCSREQVNKLITDHPPQLTPGIRELVDSLHQRNMKVFLISGGFRCIVEHVAAQLNIPQHHVYANRLKFYFNGEYAGFDESQPTAESGGKGKVISILKEQYGFKTVVMIGDGATDLEACPPASAFIGFGGNVVRQQVKERCSWYVTGFGELIEELEKI, translated from the exons ATGAACTTCGCGCTGATTGGTCGGACAGATTTTCTCCGCTTCCGTCTCTTGTCTCTTGGGGGCTTGCAAATGCCAAAACTGTCTAGATCTTCAAAACCGCTCCAGCA CACGATGACAACCCTCTCGCAGACGAAGGAACTTTTCCGGAGAGCCGAAGCGGTCTGTTTCGACGTGGACAGCACGGTCATCAGAGAAGAGGGCATCGACGAACTGGCCAAGTTTTGTGGTGTCGGGGATGCTGTCACTGAAAT GACTCGGAAGGCCATGGGGGGTTCCATGACGTTTAAAACGGCCCTGACTGAACGTCTGTCCATCATTAGATGTTCCAGAGAACAAGTGAATAAACTCATAACGGACCACCCGCCTCAGCTGACTCCAGGTATTAG GGAGCTTGTGGATTCACTGCACCAGCGCAACATGAAGGTCTTCCTCATCTCAGGTGGTTTTCGCTGCATCGTTGAACACGTAGCCGCCCAGCTAAACATCCCTCAGCATCACGTATATGCAAACCGGCTCAAGTTCTACTTCAATG GCGAGTATGCCGGCTTTGATGAGAGTCAGCCCACAGCCGAGAGTGGCGGCAAAGGAAAGGTCATCAGCATTCTGAAGGAGCAGTACGGCTTCAAAACAGTGGTGATGATTGGAGACGGCGCCACCGACCTGGAGGCGTGTCCCCCCGCT AGCGCCTTTATTGGATTTGGAGGGAACGTGGTCAGGCAGCAGGTGAAGGAGCGGTGCTCTTGGTATGTGACAGGTTTCGGGGAGCTGATAGAAGAACTGGAAAAGATTTAA
- the LOC130535065 gene encoding protein NipSnap homolog 2-like translates to MGPKCISFSVLNINIGKCTKYPPEDGKNTARANKSASWCNTASWCWGVLTALDLCVLAWSKMAGVLHRFSLGRVKSWAQPARQLGLWDRGIATSCNRNRENSWFNSLFVRKVDPRKDAHSNLLTKNEESNLYKIQFHNVKPECLDAYNKLCEEVLPSIHADKYYPCELVGTWNTWYGEQDQAVHLWRYRGGYPALTEVMNKLKQNQEFMVYRKERGKMLMSRRNQLLLEFSFWNEPVPREGPNIYELRSYQLRPGTMIEWGNYWARAIGYRQHNREAVGGFFSQIGNLYMVHHLWAYKDLQSREDTRNGAWQQEGWDEVVYYTVPLIQHMDSRIMIPTKASPLQ, encoded by the exons ATGGGTCCCAAATGCATCAGTTTCAGTGTGCTAAACATCAATATAGGCAAGTGTACTAAATATCCACCGGAAGATGGGAAGAACACCGCCCGGGCCAACAAGAGTGCTTCTTGGTGTAACACCGCCTCCTGGTGTTGGGGCGTGTTAACAGCGCTGGATCTGTGTGTATTAGCATGGTCAAAGATGGCTGGAGTCCTTCACAGATTCAGCCTGGGTCGGGTAAAAAGCTGGGCCCAGCCCGCCAGACAGCTGGGCTTGTGGGACAG GGGGATTGCCACATCGtgcaacagaaacagagagaacagcTGGTTCAACTCACTATTTGTCAGGAAAGTTGATCCCAGGAAAGATGCACACTCCAACCTGCTGACCAAAAATGAGGAAAGCAACCTGTACAAAATTCAGT TTCATAATGTCAAGCCAGAGTGCCTGGATGCATACAACAAACTTTG TGAGGAAGTTTTGCCCTCCATCCATGCTGATAAGTACTACCCCTGTGAGCTAGTGGGCACCTGGAATACCTGGTATGGAGAACAAGACCAGGCTG TCCATCTGTGGCGTTACAGGGGCGGATATCCAGCTCTAACAGAGGTGATGAACAAGCTCAAACAAAACCAG GAATTCATGGTTTACAGGAAAGAGCGCGGCAAGATGCTGATGTCACGCAGAAATCAGCTCCTGCTGGAGTTCAGCTTTTGGAACGAGCCCGTGCCTCGCGAGGGGCCCAACATCTACGAGCTCCGGTCCTACCAGCTCAGG cCTGGAACCATGATCGAGTGGGGTAATTACTG GGCCAGAGCCATCGGATACCGACAGCACAACAGAGAAGCAGTTGGAGGGTTTTTCTCACAGATCGGCAACCTCTATATGGTCCATCACCTCTGGG CCTACAAAGATCTTCAGTCCAGAGAAGACACCAGGAATGGTGCCTGGCAGCAGGAAGGCTGGGATGAAGTAGTGTACTATACAG ttcctctcaTTCAGCACATGGATTCCAGGATCATGATCCCAACAAAAGCATCTCCGCTGCAGTGA